A genome region from Nocardia sp. NBC_01730 includes the following:
- a CDS encoding YciI family protein produces MAKYLLLKHYRGAPASVNDVQMDQWTPEELTTHVQYMEDFAARLEATGEFVDSQALSPQGTFVRSDGEGHPPVTDGPFAETKDLIAGWMVIDVETYERALELAAELSAAPGAGGKPVQEWLEVRPFLTAMPTVTE; encoded by the coding sequence ATGGCCAAATACCTGCTGCTCAAGCATTACCGGGGCGCACCGGCATCGGTCAACGACGTGCAGATGGACCAATGGACCCCGGAGGAACTCACGACCCACGTGCAGTACATGGAGGACTTCGCCGCAAGGCTCGAGGCCACCGGCGAGTTCGTCGACAGTCAGGCGCTCTCCCCGCAGGGCACGTTCGTCCGCTCGGACGGCGAGGGCCACCCGCCGGTCACCGACGGTCCGTTCGCGGAGACCAAGGACCTGATCGCCGGCTGGATGGTGATCGACGTCGAGACCTACGAGCGCGCACTCGAACTGGCCGCCGAGCTGTCCGCAGCGCCCGGTGCGGGCGGGAAACCGGTCCAGGAGTGGCTCGAGGTGCGGCCGTTCCTCACCGCGATGCCCACGGTGACCGAGTGA
- a CDS encoding pyridoxamine 5'-phosphate oxidase family protein yields MEQHEITEVLNRPISQELLARDLTRLAYVAKDGAPRNIPIAFTWNGSEIVLCTTKNAPKLPSLRHNPQVALTIDTEAHPPKILLIRGRAELDVVDGIPDEYLQMNGSYEMTPEQRVEWEAEVRSLYDGMVRIVVTPTWVKLIDFETTLPTAIEELTRQRAECQHA; encoded by the coding sequence ATGGAACAGCACGAGATCACCGAGGTCCTCAACCGCCCGATCAGCCAGGAGCTGCTAGCCCGCGACCTGACCCGCTTGGCCTACGTCGCCAAGGACGGCGCACCCCGCAACATCCCGATCGCGTTCACCTGGAACGGCTCGGAGATCGTGCTCTGCACCACGAAGAACGCCCCGAAACTGCCCTCCCTGCGTCACAACCCCCAGGTCGCGCTGACGATCGACACCGAGGCACACCCGCCGAAGATCCTGCTCATCCGCGGGCGGGCCGAGCTGGACGTCGTCGACGGCATCCCGGACGAGTATTTGCAGATGAACGGCAGCTACGAGATGACGCCCGAGCAGCGCGTCGAGTGGGAGGCCGAGGTCCGCTCGCTCTACGACGGCATGGTCCGGATCGTCGTCACCCCGACCTGGGTGAAGCTCATCGACTTCGAAACCACCCTGCCCACCGCGATCGAGGAGCTGACCCGGCAGCGGGCCGAATGTCAGCACGCCTGA
- a CDS encoding FAD-dependent monooxygenase, translating to MTDIDVIIVGAGPAGLTLAAELSLAGVRPLVLEKHLEARDVPKASGIAGRILDVLHYRGILDRFEAASSDPHVAARFPFGGTHMDFTKLADPPMRAVPLPQMEIERLLGERARELGAEIRRGHTVVGVSQDEAAVNAEVRGPDGRYQLTAHYLVGCDGGRSRIRDLAGISFPGTTYPEVNRVAQVRVGDSVTVHDNGDIDIPGLGRLPFGFNRTDRGMFAFAPNPGGLFLQTVEDETADYDDDEPLTLTELADSVRRVLGADLPMSDPKRLSRFTFKDRQAERYRDRRILLAGDAAHLLPATGTALNVGMLDSVNLAWKLAARVQGWAPAGLLDTYHDERHFAGARARLQTRAQVALRRGHDEAADSLREVFQELLSDEPALRRMGALVGGTDIRYPMPGAHALTGAFAADLTLHTDQGTTSVAELMHAGRPVFLDLADRQGLCEISREWAHRVEIRMAKTDDQPADALLIRPDGHIAWAATIGEPADTAEATLREALSHWFGSAAGA from the coding sequence GTGACCGACATCGACGTGATCATCGTGGGCGCCGGCCCGGCCGGGCTGACGCTGGCCGCTGAATTGAGCCTGGCCGGTGTGCGGCCACTGGTGCTGGAGAAGCACCTGGAAGCCCGAGACGTCCCGAAGGCAAGCGGCATCGCCGGTCGGATCCTGGATGTGCTGCACTACCGCGGCATTCTGGATCGCTTCGAAGCGGCCAGCAGCGACCCGCACGTGGCCGCCCGATTCCCGTTCGGCGGAACGCATATGGACTTCACAAAGCTGGCGGATCCGCCGATGCGGGCGGTACCGCTTCCACAGATGGAGATCGAACGACTACTCGGTGAACGCGCCCGCGAACTCGGCGCCGAGATCCGTCGCGGCCACACGGTGGTCGGGGTGAGCCAGGACGAGGCCGCGGTGAACGCGGAGGTGCGCGGGCCGGACGGACGGTACCAGCTGACCGCCCACTACCTGGTGGGCTGCGACGGCGGCCGCAGCCGGATCCGTGACCTGGCGGGCATCAGTTTCCCCGGCACCACCTATCCGGAGGTCAACCGGGTCGCTCAGGTCCGTGTGGGCGATTCGGTCACCGTGCACGACAATGGCGACATCGATATCCCCGGGCTTGGCCGGCTTCCATTCGGGTTCAACCGAACCGACCGCGGTATGTTCGCGTTCGCGCCCAACCCCGGGGGTCTGTTCCTGCAAACCGTCGAGGATGAGACCGCCGACTATGACGATGACGAGCCGCTGACCCTGACCGAGCTCGCGGACAGCGTGCGCCGCGTGCTCGGCGCGGATCTCCCCATGTCGGATCCGAAGCGACTGTCGCGCTTCACCTTCAAGGATCGGCAGGCCGAACGGTACCGGGACAGGCGGATCCTGCTGGCCGGCGATGCGGCGCACCTGCTGCCCGCCACCGGCACCGCGCTCAATGTCGGCATGCTCGATTCGGTCAACCTGGCTTGGAAGCTGGCCGCCCGCGTTCAGGGCTGGGCTCCGGCCGGACTGCTGGATACCTATCACGACGAACGCCACTTCGCCGGTGCGCGGGCACGGTTGCAGACCCGTGCGCAGGTGGCGCTGCGGCGCGGACACGACGAGGCCGCCGACTCGCTGCGCGAGGTCTTCCAGGAATTGCTCAGCGACGAACCGGCTCTGCGCCGCATGGGAGCGCTGGTCGGCGGCACCGACATCCGCTATCCAATGCCCGGCGCGCACGCCCTGACCGGTGCCTTCGCAGCCGATCTCACCCTGCACACCGACCAGGGCACGACGAGCGTCGCGGAACTCATGCATGCCGGACGGCCTGTCTTCCTCGACCTGGCCGACCGCCAGGGGCTCTGCGAGATCAGCCGGGAATGGGCGCACCGCGTCGAGATTCGCATGGCCAAGACCGATGATCAACCGGCCGACGCCCTGCTGATCCGTCCGGACGGCCACATCGCCTGGGCCGCGACGATCGGCGAACCGGCCGATACCGCCGAAGCCACGTTGCGCGAAGCGCTGTCGCACTGGTTCGGCTCAGCGGCCGGCGCGTAA